A portion of the Paenibacillus hamazuiensis genome contains these proteins:
- a CDS encoding PaaX family transcriptional regulator C-terminal domain-containing protein: MLSIDKQVLFLLSRADDLEPHELIRIYERRGYSAPYIRNALSRLKKERYVDSPSRSIYRITDAGRAFIRSINRKPGLYGQIWDGKWHLVLAEFPEALRRKRDQFRADLLQTGFGLLHGGVYLAPWPYQAEVAELIAKHDAAEQVTVFRGAGLEGSGLSPEAAAGIWRLGDVAAAYGEKERWLVSEFEPVVNRIFDGEPEPLDVFVAYLQLGEAISELYLIDPMLPDELLPAAWPARGLLSRMNDLAERLIRAIPDNSYYARFVRGN, from the coding sequence TTGTTATCCATCGATAAACAGGTTTTATTTTTGCTGTCGCGGGCTGACGATCTGGAGCCTCACGAATTGATCAGGATTTATGAGCGCAGGGGGTATTCCGCGCCATACATACGCAATGCGTTGTCCCGTTTAAAGAAGGAGCGGTACGTAGACTCTCCGTCGCGTTCCATTTACCGGATCACGGATGCGGGGAGAGCTTTTATCCGCTCCATCAACAGGAAGCCCGGGCTGTACGGGCAAATTTGGGACGGCAAATGGCACCTGGTTTTGGCGGAGTTTCCCGAAGCGCTTCGCCGCAAGCGCGATCAATTCCGCGCAGATTTGCTGCAAACGGGCTTCGGCCTGCTGCATGGCGGCGTCTATTTGGCGCCTTGGCCATACCAGGCGGAGGTGGCGGAGCTGATCGCCAAACATGATGCGGCAGAGCAGGTCACTGTGTTCCGCGGCGCCGGGCTGGAAGGGAGCGGACTATCGCCGGAGGCGGCCGCCGGTATATGGCGCCTCGGCGATGTAGCTGCGGCGTACGGGGAGAAGGAGCGCTGGCTGGTGAGCGAGTTCGAACCCGTCGTTAACCGCATATTTGACGGCGAGCCCGAGCCGCTGGACGTATTTGTCGCTTATTTGCAGCTGGGGGAGGCGATCAGCGAGCTTTATTTGATCGATCCGATGCTACCGGACGAGCTGCTTCCGGCGGCCTGGCCAGCCCGCGGATTGCTCTCCCGCATGAATGACCTGGCAGAACGGCTTATCCGCGCGATACCGGATAACTCCTACTACGCGCGGTTCGTGAGAGGGAATTGA
- a CDS encoding YbhB/YbcL family Raf kinase inhibitor-like protein, giving the protein MLNIYKRSTLWAGALLLALSSPAAAGAEAVKPADTQKDVMKNVASYQQWNTPFKIVYNGKPLQSQGIMIGTRMLVPVRELFEAAGAAVTWDADTQTLHVQRNGLSLAQKLGQRTVIVNGTSYELDNESLLENGSFMASEKIVPLALGSELRWDSAGRTLAVNARPDHESFHIKSAAFNANEDIPVQYAHGGVAGGRNISLPVSWEGAPQGTKSYAVVMYDIHPIADNFIHWSVLNLPASTNRLEEGAAGHLPEGTELNAYFGMEPPRYSGDHLYRVVVFALDTEKLEVANAPVFFEQLEPILKEHTLAFAELDGFFKQ; this is encoded by the coding sequence ATGTTGAACATTTATAAACGGAGCACTTTATGGGCCGGAGCGCTGCTGCTCGCCTTGTCATCCCCCGCTGCGGCAGGCGCGGAAGCCGTCAAACCGGCCGATACTCAGAAGGACGTCATGAAAAACGTCGCCTCCTACCAGCAGTGGAATACTCCTTTCAAAATCGTCTATAACGGCAAACCGCTGCAATCCCAGGGAATCATGATCGGCACCCGCATGCTTGTCCCGGTCCGCGAGCTGTTTGAAGCCGCAGGGGCCGCAGTGACGTGGGACGCGGATACGCAAACCTTGCATGTCCAAAGGAACGGGCTCTCCCTTGCCCAAAAGCTCGGGCAGCGTACCGTCATCGTCAACGGTACGTCTTATGAACTGGACAACGAATCGCTGCTCGAAAACGGCAGCTTCATGGCATCGGAGAAAATTGTGCCGCTTGCGCTCGGCTCGGAGCTCCGGTGGGATTCCGCCGGAAGAACGCTTGCGGTGAATGCCAGGCCGGACCACGAGTCTTTCCACATTAAGTCTGCCGCTTTTAATGCAAATGAAGATATTCCCGTGCAATACGCTCACGGCGGCGTCGCCGGGGGACGGAACATCAGCCTCCCGGTAAGCTGGGAAGGCGCTCCGCAGGGCACCAAATCGTATGCGGTCGTCATGTACGATATCCACCCGATCGCCGACAATTTCATCCATTGGAGTGTACTTAATCTGCCGGCTTCGACGAACCGGCTGGAGGAAGGCGCCGCAGGCCATCTGCCGGAAGGAACCGAATTAAACGCCTATTTCGGCATGGAACCTCCGCGTTATTCCGGCGACCACCTGTATCGCGTCGTTGTATTCGCCCTCGATACCGAGAAGCTGGAGGTCGCAAACGCACCCGTATTTTTCGAACAGCTCGAGCCGATCCTGAAGGAGCATACGCTCGCTTTCGCCGAACTGGACGGCTTCTTTAAGCAATAA